The Lytechinus variegatus isolate NC3 chromosome 1, Lvar_3.0, whole genome shotgun sequence nucleotide sequence GTCTGGCATAAATTCAAGCCCTGCTAATCCACTATTGGAAAGTAATGATGATAGTCACAATATGTTTCTTTTTAAGGACACAATTCTCTTTCTCTTGTGTAAGTatctatattctttttttttaaataaatattctaGTGGCATGCTAAACAATCAGCTAAGTACCATTACCAATCCTCTCAACCTTTCTGCTATATCATTCTACCTGCCATTTTGCTTTCCAGTCTTCACCATTTCAAAACCGCTTTGCTCTAAATGATATTTTCTGCAAATATAATTTTCCCTGTCATTTCCAATCCTCACTAAAAGAAATCACTTTGCCATACATTTAATCATCATTtataaagtatacatgtatgtcattgtCACTATTTATCAATCCTAACTGCAAATTAATTAATCTAACAGTCACTAGAATAGATATTAACAATTGATACATTGCGATATTTTGTTCTGTATATGTTGGTATCATTATTAGATGgatatgtgtttaaatattaaGTCTGGATAATTGTTATTTCATCCTGCATTTAAAGTAAGGTATAATCCTCAAAACTCATCATTATAGTTCAAACAgttcggggggggggctcgaGGGAATGGTCTACGTTTCATGCCCTCCTACATAAATGCTACAGCATCATGTACACTCATAGTACTCATTACagagaaaaataatttgtatctATCTAAAAGATAGTGATCGAAGTATCAGACAATGTGTTGAATGAGATTTTAAATGAATCAAAGGTATCTCGAAATAAATATATTGATGTGCAAACCTTTCCTGTAAACTCTccaatatcattttcaattttatatgtttttccaaaaaaaaggaCTTATGATATATTATGAATCAAATATTCTTTGATAAGTAGTTATTTAGTGATTGTTGAGACTAGTAGGCAATTATTACTGTTACATTTATGTTTAGATGTTTAAAAGTTTAGAATAAGATTTGTAAATGCTATTGTGATGATACATTATTCTACAGAACCTGTTCCTAAGGAAGTCACCGTCGTCCTCATCAAACCTGATGCTGTTGCCAATGGCCACGTTGATGATATCATTTCGAAGGTGAGTGCATTGCACATGGTTTGGATTCtaccaaaatattttgcaaatgaTCTCATGAAATTTAACATGTCATCTGATCCAAATTCTGAAATTGCTCTGTACATGGTCAACCTGCAGTCCTTTCCTTtcaatcggcttctttcttctTGCTATACCCAATAAGACCTTTGCACGAAACCTTCATTTGATTGAATGCAAATTAGAAGccacttattattttttgccaGTCAGAAAAGTGCATTAAGCAATTGGTCCTGTAAGCAAGAGTCGGTTAGATTCTCCTCTTTTTCATTCCTTTACTCTTTCCCAACTCAGAATTTTGATATACTGCATTATTCTGAAATAAGTAAAGTTTCTTTTTGAATTGACTAATTTTTGAACTGATCATTGTCTGTCACAATAGATCGAGGAGCATGGCTTCGAGATCCTAGCTACAGAAGACAAGACCCTTACAGAAGACGAAGCCAGGGAGTTCTACAAACAgcatgaagaagaagaacacTATGAGGAGCTTGTCACCTTCATGGCCAGTGGTCCCAGTAAGATCCTAGTCTTGACTAGAGGTGACACGGGGGAAGGCGTCGTGTCAGATGTCAGGAATCTTCTAGGACCGAAGGACATCGAGGTTGCTAAGGAGGAAGCACCTGAAAGGTCAGTGCCAACAGCACTTTAATGTTCTTTACATCACATGTTTACCTATTGCATTGGTGTAGAGATATgctcttaaaaatatttttgtctttcaaaatattatttggtcacatgatcaaagtcaaaggtcaattagggtcaatgaactttgaccatgttttgTCTGGGTCAACACGGAATCCTAACCAAGGATAGGTTTTTGAaattgaaagtatatggatctgtTGCATAAACTTACATAGATTGTTATCTCTTATCAGCAAATAGATGAATTAAATTTCAGGTCATTAgctgaaggtcaaaggtcaatgaattttgtatttcttcataaagtcattgttttttttttgtttttttttctaaagaaaactTATTAAtcttgtcattttcaaagtcagcactgctataGTGAATAGCATGATACAGGCTGAACATCAAGAGACATTCCACTGGGgtttttttatgtttgcttAATGAAAGATATACTTCTTTCTGTTTTCTCTTTCAGTTTGAGGGCTCAGTTTGGTACAGACAAGAAGATGAATGCAATGCATGGAGCAGACTCGTCTGAAACAGCAGCAAGGTAATAAAGTCTTCTGTgagaaatatttaaaagattATGGACGGAAAATATTTAATGACTATTAAGGCTAACCCTTGCTTCAATCAATTGTTTCATGATATGAATAGGCATGTTGCCATGGTATTCGGCCCATGAAATGGTCTTGTCTCTAACCTTGCTTGTTCTACCACTGCTTTATTCTGCCTGGCAAACAACGATCTAATTGTTTAATCTttcttgaattattattatttgacagAGAGCTGGCATTCCTGCTTCCGAACTTCAACATTCCCATTGTACCAGGAACTGGTCCTCCTCCCGCTATTGAGAAAACTTTGGCTCTCATCAGACCAAGTGCACTCAAGGACCACAAAGGTAAGTCTTCTTGCGGAATTCCAACTTAATACATCATTATAATTTATAGTAACAAATAATCTGTATGTATGTAGttacaaataaaatgtattatattagGTTTGCAAGTtctaatatatttatttctttttttcatcttttttgttgaaatttgcCGATGGCGCTTTTGCGGTCATAAACAGCTTATAATCAAGTAATTTGAATCTGTAAAAGCAAAAACACTTATTCATTCTCAAAAGTGAAGAAAATTAGTCAGGTCATGGATATAGTATGCCTTATTGAAGACAAAGGAAAACTGGCAGTTCATTgcaagtttcatttattttttactttattctTTCCACACCTCCCTATTATGTAGAatttcatgtacaaaaatgaaattatttctcTTATAAATCATAACCCATCTCCAGGATACATTAATTGCCCTATTAGATAAATTACAGTAGTGAAAACATTTTCATAGCATTAACATTTAAAAGGGTATAATTGTAATTATAAAATTTATACTGTTTATGATCAGATGAAATGATACAAAAGATTCAAGAGGCTGGATTTGAGGTCTGCCTTCAGAAGATGGTACAACTAACAGAAGAACAAGCTAAAGAATTCTATAGAGAACAAGAAGGTACTCCACACTTTGAAGATCTCATCAGGGAGATGACAAGGTAAGACCCTACAGGCTTTAACTTGtgatggtagtagtggtagtagtagtagtagtagtagtagtagtagcagtagtagtagtagaagtagcagtagtagtagcagtagtagtagcagtagtagtaggagtagtagtagtagtagtagtagtaggagctATTACCGTAgcagtggtagtaatagtagtggtagtagttgtagttgtagttgtagtagtagcagtagttgtaggagtattagtagtagtagtagaagcagcagcagcggtggtggtggtggtagtagtagtagtatgttAATAGTAGCGGTGGTAGTTGTGGTAGTGGTAGATTGTTATCATTACTAGAagaagtagtggtagaagtggcgatggtggtgttggtggcacagatgagtaaaaaaataagattaacAAAATGTAGTTGGTCGATATCTTCATTAGATCTCTAATTATTCTTAAGATTACTGATTATGCAATTCATACCATTAAATATAATTGCTCGACTTCAACCAATATCATTCTTTTCACCCCTTTGAAACAAAGTTTGTAGAGGTTATGTAGGAATCAGCAGACGTTTGGTCAGTTTAAAATATTGCGGGTTGAATTACTTCAATTTCCAAACGACatctttttgtgtgtgtcagaaatcatgttgccatggtaacaatgttatatggcaaaatttggTAAAATCTTGTAGtttgaactacatgtaatttctCAGTTTGCATTGAGTATTATATTTAATCAACCAAAAGCACCAACCCCATGATTGATCACTAATCTTAATGTAACAGGGCCCTGAACAGcaagaataaaacatttcttttggACATTATTTAATCAAGTAACTTCTATATTCCCCTATATGCCCTGATGTATACAGCCATTTTATCAACCTTATTAAGGTTTATCTCTTGATTCCCTTTACCTCATTGTTTGATATTAGTGGTGAGGTTCTAGCCCTAGGTCTTGCCAAGGAATCGGCCATTCAATCTTGGAGAGATTTCATCGGACCAACCATAATTGATGAAGCCAAAGAAAAAGCTCCAGAgaggtaaaaataaaatcattcaaataaatacattagagaaatttgaataaaaaaaataagtagatgaataaacatattgagTATTAAATGCATATATATTAGAAAAGTAGGAAAGACTAGGTTTAATTGCATTATTGTGTGTGAATTTGTAGGGAAGGTGATATATGTTTCCTATCTGTTCATAACATTCCGGCCTCAAAATACTTCAAAATGTTGTTAATTGCTCTGTCAAACTTAACTTAAGTTTCAACTGAATCACATATGTTTCAGTTTTTGAGCAACTTTTACCTGTGTGATTGTTACATGCATGCACACTGCTGAGCAATTGTTGCTGAACAGCTATTGCTATTGTACGTTTTGTTCTATTTTGTACGTCtaaaatctgtgtttttgagattgaaaaaaagGTGATGAATAATCTGTTGTCTTGATGTGGTATTTCAGTTTACGAGCTCAATATTCCATCCCCGATGCTCAAATCAACGTTGTCCATGGTAGTGACTCGGTAGAAACAGCAGAGAAGGAACTAGGGTTCTTCTTCCCCAAACAGACCACGTTAGCTGTTATTAAACCTGATGCAGCTGGGGAACATAAAGGTGAGGGTTTTTATTTCTATCTCCATAAACcctaaggcccgtattctgaagtcaggtttaacttagaccatggtctaagtctgtGCTAAAATTTTGGGGAGCCAAAATTTCTaacattctgtttatattgtatatttcttatgtttactattttgtttccgtttgctttcataatgatgaaaaatactttagttatcattcccagacaatttggGTGTCGTATGAGTTAATTAATTGGAAGTGTGCTGTTaaggatttgtgccccaattggctctccatagttgaaccacaactttaaaccatgGTTAAATTTAAATCAGAGTTCAGAACATGGGCCTATATGTCAGggaaaaaattaatttattttccagGGCTATTTTTGAGCTCACTAGCCCAAATATCCTAATttgtgttaaagtttacattggaCCCTGTATGaatttcaggggctccattttagttttccagggctcttcatggcatttcaggggcaaaatcgccccgagccccgtGTATTTTTTTCCCTGCTATATGTATCTAAATAGGCTTGTTGATGGTTTATTGTGGGATCCCAATGTATTGCTAAGATAAAAGTTTATGCCATgcaataaaatgcattttatctCCTTGCAGTTTGGACCTTTTGTGGTGTCATACGGCATAAACAGTTTCCATAAATAGTAGCCTGATTACAGATCATGATGTGGATATGATCCTCCATGGAAAATTTGCTAATTTCTATTGGGCTGTCttaaattaatttataaatatgtgggtttatttattcacttttcGATGGTTTTAATGTACAATGCTTCCAATGTATTTTTCTGAGTGTAAATGAATAATGACTCAGCTTGGCTACCAATTcaggtgctcacagctttttgaggaattacttcttATCGggacccatttacctcacctgggttgagtgcagcacgtTGTGGATCATCTCTTGCTGAAGGAAGTCACACCATgcatggctaggattcaaacccaagaccctctgtttcaaagtccagagactaatccactgggccacaataaAGCACTTATTGGCTGGTAACACATCTTTTGTTTCACCTTGCAGAGGCCATCATTGAGAAGATCAAGGAAGCAGGATTTAACATCAGTCTGCAGAGAGATCTAGAGTTGAACAAAGAACTGGCATCGAAGCTGTACTTGGAGCATGAAGGCAAGGAATTCTATGAGAACCTCATTGAACACATGTCTAGGTATGTACAGGGATTGAGGGTTTCAGTTTCAGAAGAGTTTGGAAAGGTTTCATGAAAGCATTATCTGCAAGAAAgcgtggagatgatgatgatgatgattatgatgatttgatgatgatgatgatgatgatgatgatgatgatgatgatgatgatgatgatgatgatgatgatgatgatgatgatgatgatgacaatgttaATTTATTGGTAAAtgataatagaaaaatatttctaaaGTGCATATCAATTCCAATCCGATCCTGCAGTGGTCTGTCGATGGTGATGGTCCTATCTCGTGAGGATGCTGTTGACGGCTGGAGAACTCTGATGGGACCTACAGATCCTGAATACGCTAGGGAACATGCTCCGGAGTCGTTGAGGGCGTTGTTGGGTAAAGACGTCCTACAGAATGCTGTTCATGGCAGCTCTAACCCAGAGGAAGCCAAGACCAGGATTGAGAGACTTTTCCCAGATGTAGAAGTACTGCCCGGAGGAGAGGTCAAAGGTGAGTTGACATGAGGTCAAAGGCCAGTAGTCCATGGTATCACCAGCTAAGCAACCGAGCAACCCAAGTGGAGCTCGTGCTCAGTGTAGTCGGAGGGATGGGAAAGGTTTTAGCATTTGCCTTGACACGGTTAGAATACTTGTGACCTTGGAAAACCCCTTccaaagttcttgtaatttggAAAAATACCTACAATAATttactgggtttttttttcagggatATTACAGGTAATTAGCTATCATACTGGCAAAATTAcaaggtattttctgatcggggtactTGAGAGTAGACTTCCTGATCGGATTCTACCAGGTAGTCTCAGTTTTTAGTAGGTCCAACACCATTTTGatatattgtaatgtattggaATACATTGCAATCACATTTAAACTGCTTAGGATTCATAGATAATTCTGAAAATTGTGTTATAATTCCTTAAATAAAAATCGTgttatatttcttcattttcactTATAACCAAGGATATGTTTCCTGTTGCAATGTGTCAATGTAATCTCTGTATGCATGAAATACAATATTGATTTACTTGCTGGATGAGATTTGAGCTTATTTTCTCTGATAATTGTTACTTAGCAGCGCAGTTTTTATTTAAAGAGCGGTTCCTTGGCGCATGTTTAAGCTTTAATTGACTTGtgtattttgacatattttctaCATTACTTTTGTTAtgcttaaaaaaacaaaaaataattgacTATATTTTGCAGAGCGCTTTACTGCAGTGCTTTAGAATTTATAAATTCTAGCAAACTTAAAGCAATTTTATTTCTGTGATACAAATAGTGGCTTAATTTCCATCCACTCctaaatttgtgcattttgaagTTGGCTGAGTTTTATCGGATCATACATATGATCAATTTGGCATATGGGTATCTGCCTGAAAGGATAGGCAGTAAACTTTCCCTTGCACATATACCTTCAGTTCTATTTAGTTCTCATAGATTCCATGAAAACTGAACTGATCTAAATTCTCTGAAATTATTCATTGAAACATGTTGGGAATTCAAGTGCATCCATAAACTCAGCATAAAACTCTCCATGTATTTGCTTGCTCtgttatactgtacatgtacatgctatcTTGTgattatgatacatgtatattatgcaaTTTAATACCCCAAAAATATGATTACAGAAcctttatcattattgtatttataacaatattaacaaaatatgcggaaaaaaattgattaagtTACTCCAACTTAGGCTtttcaataatgatgaatacaCGTACCTAAACAGTATTAAAGCATTTGTATTTTAAATCTGGAATCTCTCCGTCTCACCATAGCGTAAATCATGCTTACTCTAGTCCTTAAATGAAAGAGAATAGTCAAAGAAAGTGAAGTTCATAGTAATGCATACAGGAGTAAAGAACAGTGGGTTCCCTTTGAAACGTATACATTGTAAGCCAAGTTTCTATCACACATGTATTAGACTCCATAGCCAGTATGACAATGGAACAGTCAGAGGGTGAgatatatgaattttcaaaatgacaCTCAAATTTGGTATATTCACTCACAAtagatttgttaattttatctattcaaaattgaaatttcagtgGATGTATATTGGTGTATGTGTGTTTGCATGTCAGCTTTGCCAATTAAAACTTGCATTGCAATTTTTGCATTTCCCTTCTTCTCAGTTCTCTGTGTATGCATGAGCTTTAATtgtgatgattttattttcttctttctttttttttttgctttcatttatAAAATTCCTATAATCTTTTTGTTTATACTAATATAAGCTTTATTGGAATAGTCCAGTGCATGCtcatcatttttgtatttttctgatAGCCACCAATATCTTACAGTTAGTTACCATAGCTTTACTTTTCATCAAACTCAGCTGAAAGCCTTAATTTTCTGTTATGATTTAATTTTACTTTCATCCTTTGCCAGCAgaatatatattatcatttacAGTGATCACAAACAACATCAAGCAAATAGttatttcaattcattaattAGACCATCATAAACAACATGCAAAACAAGAGTATTCACAGAGtaacttaaaacaaaaattacattgaTGGTTTCTATGGTTAATAAGCCCCTATGGTCCATAGTCATTGCATTTAAATGGTATACAACTGCTTAACCTATCCTGCCATATCACTTGTTTGGATGGGCACCATCCAGGCTGGGCAGTGTCACGAGAAATGCCGTACTGTACAAgatttttgcttgcttgttctttatgattatcttttttctttcatcatattttattttatcatctcCCAGTTCATGCATGATGTATCCTGGAAGTGTGTCGCCTTACTTTATTCCTGAAACTACTGCATttactgaaatttcatcaaatatatttttttattgcagtATTCGCTTTCTCAGAGTTGCAATAGTATGATTGCATTTGAATTAAGATGTTTAAACTTATATAGccctgtattctgaacttgaGAGTTTTATTTGAACTCTGgtctgagttttttttttttcaatctatggatagccaattgtgaaaCGATTCTCTAGAGTAAAGGTTCAATTCACCTACTTATTcaacatttaaaggggaagtttaccctgacaaaaagtttattgtatacatagcagaaaaaataataaaaaatattgccgaaggtttgagaaaaattcatcaaataattaaaaagttattagaattttaattatttgatttgtgacgtcatatgcgagcagcattcctacatagcgaatggtaaaaaatcaatgaaatgtcattttctcagaaaattgaaaatggttttcactgtaacttttgtatatcaatagacaaatcatttcacacccgatcatgaaaagaaaacaaaattaagtcatcaggaaccatacaaaatttgaaattcatacattttatattacataacacatggggcagctgctggtttatgacgtcacaaatccaaaattttgaactctaataactttcttactctttaacggattttcctcaaaccttcaccaatattttttactattttttctgctattttcacaaaaaagttttcttcagggtgaacttcccctttaaatcagTCATAACTTTACAGGAATGATGATTAGAATAGtaattacaaattaattgtATGATATAATTGTGTACTGTTGGCgttatcaaataatatttttttttactaacttGTAAATTAGTATTAAACATCAAAGTTATATTTCATCACAGCATGTTCATTTTGTAATACAGTTCATCAACTCTATTGCTATCTGAATGTAGGTATGTCTTAAACCTTGCTTTAAATTACTTTTGAAATTCACACTTTCATGTACTTTTCTCTtgtcttctttttatttccagtgaaaggagaaggagaaggtgagttcattttctttttaggcATTGTAAATAAACTTAAAACTACTTAAATGGTGTTTTAGTAATATATGGAATAAAGTAGGTACATGTAATTggatatttcatgttttattagatattttattttcaagtccAGTGGACCAAagtattctttttaatttatctATTCCTTTTTTACAGAATCTTTTAATCTGTTATGATTATTTGTCTCGGGCACACCTTTAACATCATCCAAAAGACATGACATGATGACAAAGAAATGTAGAATAAGCCTTGCTCAGGGTCATATTAAGTGCCATGGTTAGGGTTTGAACCCCAGACTTTCCTGTGTCTGATCTTGTGTGTTTAAACATCATACTTCATGTCATCTTAAGGACAAAAttatcttctttctcttctgcCATGACAATTATATGTGTTGCCATTTTTTGGTATATTTATCACGTAGTATATTcgatgatatatttcatttggGTATAAATTCATATCAATTTCTCTTGACATTTGCAGAGGGTGGAGAGCAACAAGCAGAACAGCCTGCTGGTGAATCAGGGGAACAACAAGCAGAGGGGGGTGAACAGCAAGCTGCTGAAGGAGGTAAACGTTTTGTCTCCGATGGTGtgctttcatattttattttttgtccccccccctcccttttcaGTCTTCTCACAAGAGTTATGCATGTTGCCCATAGAATGCCTAAGTCTGTATGTCATCTAAGTAAATTATATGTATGTCAAAATCTGCACTCTGAACAACAAATGCAAGAGATGCTTCAtagtgaatgaatgattgattgaagtTTCACAAGATGTACTTCAGCAAGGCAAATTCAAAACATATGCATGTTGCATGCAATACGTAATGATACTTCATTGCTTGTATCCAAATCCTGAGTAAGTTTGTGTTTGAAAAGCCTGTgcactttgttttgttttgttttgtaacgAAAATGTTTGTCTCTGTATTGCACCCTTGTGTGTTCTAACTTGCACTTAATGTAAAGAAGGAACCTCTCAAGAACAACAGGGTGAAGCGGAAGGCGTAGAGTCCGAGCAACAAGGGGTAGCTGGAGAAGGTACTGATGGTGAGGCTCAACAGGAGGAAGGTGGTCAAACGGAAGAAGGTCAAACACAGGAAGCGCAGGCTGAACAACAAGCTGAAGCTGGAGAGGAGAAGAAGGCGGGCGATGATGAAGCTCCACCCACTGATGCCCCGCCCACAGATGCTGCGGAAGATCAAGCCGATGCGGAACAAGATCATGGTCAGAAGGAGGAGCAGGAAGATGGTGAAGGTACCTAGCCGTGCTTGGTGTCCAGGAACTCTTCTGCATGCATCTTTCAAGCTTCAGCATTTTATTCATGCTTCTCACTTTCTGTTCTGCTTTTTATTCCATCATTACTAATATGTCATTTGCATGCACCTTTGTTGCCTATTAACAcgattattattttctttgttttagcATTCTACCCTTGCATCAGTCTACATTTAGACTTGTATTCAGCCATCTCCTACTAGATTGTATCCCCCCCCCTGAATTGGTGCCGAATTGTTGCAATCTGTAAATTATAATTCCATTGGGACCAATTGAAGATGCTGAAGACATTGAAGACATTTGGATCAACTGGTCCCATTAGACATCAATTGGTCTTCAATTGGTCCCTCGTTGAATTCTAATGGGGCCAGTTTGCCCAATTGAGACCAATTGACCCTACAATAGAAACTCGACTGGTATCTAATTTTGACCCGTTGAAACccattgaaaccaattgaaaatcCAATAGGTATTGGTCTTCAATTGGTCATCACAATGAATTCTAATGGGGCCAGTTTACCCAATTGAGACCAATTGACCCTACAATAGGATCTCAATTGGTATCTAATTTGGACCCATTGGACCTTTTGAAACCCACTGATACCAATTGAAtccaaattgaaaattcaatggATGTTCAATGGGTTTCAATTGGAATTTTGTCCTGAGATGAATCAGACATTTCATTATGTTTTATGTTTGatatttcagcaatatttttataCTCCATTGTTCACTTAGAGGGTTGCATTCATTGGCAATTATTCTACAGAGTACTCtgaaaaatatgttgattacatacCGTGCCATCcttttttgataaaattgatatacatttgtgttattttgatttcttgacaaaaggatatacatgtagaccctaaatatcagaaaatgtcATTCCATGTTGTTTATCCTTGGGGTTCATAACTGTTTCTTAGATTTGTTTTTGCAACCATAACCGAGGCAGAAAACTTtcatctctttctttttatctctttc carries:
- the LOC121421439 gene encoding thioredoxin domain-containing protein 3 homolog isoform X2; the encoded protein is MPAKKEQIALQKEILNQEMWDELLSLEGLTVIDVYQKWCGPCAAVLSIFKRLRNEIGDDLLRFAVAEADSIESLEKYRGKCEPSFLMYGSGHLVNVIRGANAPALFKNVERELKQEHKVLEEGVERVVIKDPLLAAFEAEEQQAAQAEELEKKRLEEEARIKELKELGEEGEVSVRPISQGTIDTMMHDRQAGSETEPVPKEVTVVLIKPDAVANGHVDDIISKIEEHGFEILATEDKTLTEDEAREFYKQHEEEEHYEELVTFMASGPSKILVLTRGDTGEGVVSDVRNLLGPKDIEVAKEEAPESLRAQFGTDKKMNAMHGADSSETAARELAFLLPNFNIPIVPGTGPPPAIEKTLALIRPSALKDHKDEMIQKIQEAGFEVCLQKMVQLTEEQAKEFYREQEGTPHFEDLIREMTSGEVLALGLAKESAIQSWRDFIGPTIIDEAKEKAPESLRAQYSIPDAQINVVHGSDSVETAEKELGFFFPKQTTLAVIKPDAAGEHKEAIIEKIKEAGFNISLQRDLELNKELASKLYLEHEGKEFYENLIEHMSSGLSMVMVLSREDAVDGWRTLMGPTDPEYAREHAPESLRALLGKDVLQNAVHGSSNPEEAKTRIERLFPDVEVLPGGEVKDSIASMTMEQSEVKGEGEEGGEQQAEQPAGESGEQQAEGGEQQAAEGGTSQEQQGEAEGVESEQQGVAGEGTDGEAQQEEGGQTEEGQTQEAQAEQQAEAGEEKKAGDDEAPPTDAPPTDAAEDQADAEQDHGQKEEQEDGEGEKPAEEDTQQTQEGEAPAAEQTEQTQEGGEDKPAEPAEEAAPAASEESGAEQTEQAPAAEETQQTQEGEEKKEEQTEEAPAAEGGEAAATEGETQAAEGGETQAAEGGETQAADGGEAQAAEGGETQATEGGETQAAEGGGGDAKPEEAAQNEEQTAS
- the LOC121421439 gene encoding thioredoxin domain-containing protein 3 homolog isoform X4, encoding MPAKKEQIALQKEILNQEMWDELLSLEGLTVIDVYQKWCGPCAAVLSIFKRLRNEIGDDLLRFAVAEADSIESLEKYRGKCEPSFLMYGSGHLVNVIRGANAPALFKNVERELKQEHKVLEEGVERVVIKDPLLAAFEAEEQQAAQAEELEKKRLEEEARIKELKELGEEGEVSVRPISQGTIDTMMHDRQAGSETEPVPKEVTVVLIKPDAVANGHVDDIISKIEEHGFEILATEDKTLTEDEAREFYKQHEEEEHYEELVTFMASGPSKILVLTRGDTGEGVVSDVRNLLGPKDIEVAKEEAPESLRAQFGTDKKMNAMHGADSSETAARELAFLLPNFNIPIVPGTGPPPAIEKTLALIRPSALKDHKDEMIQKIQEAGFEVCLQKMVQLTEEQAKEFYREQEGTPHFEDLIREMTSGEVLALGLAKESAIQSWRDFIGPTIIDEAKEKAPESLRAQYSIPDAQINVVHGSDSVETAEKELGFFFPKQTTLAVIKPDAAGEHKEAIIEKIKEAGFNISLQRDLELNKELASKLYLEHEGKEFYENLIEHMSSGLSMVMVLSREDAVDGWRTLMGPTDPEYAREHAPESLRALLGKDVLQNAVHGSSNPEEAKTRIERLFPDVEVLPGGEVKVKGEGEEGGEQQAEQPAGESGEQQAEGGEQQAAEGEGTSQEQQGEAEGVESEQQGVAGEGTDGEAQQEEGGQTEEGQTQEAQAEQQAEAGEEKKAGDDEAPPTDAPPTDAAEDQADAEQDHGQKEEQEDGEGEKPAEEDTQQTQEGEAPAAEQTEQTQEGGEDKPAEPAEEAAPAASEESGAEQTEQAPAAEETQQTQEGEEKKEEQTEEAPAAEGGEAAATEGETQAAEGGETQAAEGGETQAADGGEAQAAEGGETQATEGGETQAAEGGGGDAKPEEAAQNEEQTAS
- the LOC121421439 gene encoding thioredoxin domain-containing protein 3 homolog isoform X1 translates to MPAKKEQIALQKEILNQEMWDELLSLEGLTVIDVYQKWCGPCAAVLSIFKRLRNEIGDDLLRFAVAEADSIESLEKYRGKCEPSFLMYGSGHLVNVIRGANAPALFKNVERELKQEHKVLEEGVERVVIKDPLLAAFEAEEQQAAQAEELEKKRLEEEARIKELKELGEEGEVSVRPISQGTIDTMMHDRQAGSETEPVPKEVTVVLIKPDAVANGHVDDIISKIEEHGFEILATEDKTLTEDEAREFYKQHEEEEHYEELVTFMASGPSKILVLTRGDTGEGVVSDVRNLLGPKDIEVAKEEAPESLRAQFGTDKKMNAMHGADSSETAARELAFLLPNFNIPIVPGTGPPPAIEKTLALIRPSALKDHKDEMIQKIQEAGFEVCLQKMVQLTEEQAKEFYREQEGTPHFEDLIREMTSGEVLALGLAKESAIQSWRDFIGPTIIDEAKEKAPESLRAQYSIPDAQINVVHGSDSVETAEKELGFFFPKQTTLAVIKPDAAGEHKEAIIEKIKEAGFNISLQRDLELNKELASKLYLEHEGKEFYENLIEHMSSGLSMVMVLSREDAVDGWRTLMGPTDPEYAREHAPESLRALLGKDVLQNAVHGSSNPEEAKTRIERLFPDVEVLPGGEVKDSIASMTMEQSEVKGEGEEGGEQQAEQPAGESGEQQAEGGEQQAAEGEGTSQEQQGEAEGVESEQQGVAGEGTDGEAQQEEGGQTEEGQTQEAQAEQQAEAGEEKKAGDDEAPPTDAPPTDAAEDQADAEQDHGQKEEQEDGEGEKPAEEDTQQTQEGEAPAAEQTEQTQEGGEDKPAEPAEEAAPAASEESGAEQTEQAPAAEETQQTQEGEEKKEEQTEEAPAAEGGEAAATEGETQAAEGGETQAAEGGETQAADGGEAQAAEGGETQATEGGETQAAEGGGGDAKPEEAAQNEEQTAS